One region of Duncaniella freteri genomic DNA includes:
- a CDS encoding RNA polymerase sigma factor, whose product MMANKEFESKLMSLQGNLLNFAYMLTSDRDNAYDLLQDTTLKALDNESKYVDNTNFKGWVFTIMRNIFINNYRRSVRSQTVVDQTEDLYHLNLSQDSGLESPEGSYGAGEITAAIDSFPDEYRVPFSMHVAGYKYNEIAERMGLPLGTVKSRIFFARKKLQAQFKDYR is encoded by the coding sequence ATAATGGCAAACAAGGAATTCGAAAGCAAGCTCATGAGCCTCCAGGGCAACCTGCTGAACTTCGCGTACATGCTCACGTCCGACCGGGACAATGCCTACGACCTCCTGCAGGACACGACCCTGAAGGCCCTCGACAACGAAAGCAAGTACGTCGACAACACCAACTTCAAGGGATGGGTGTTCACCATCATGCGCAACATCTTCATCAACAACTACCGCCGCAGCGTGCGGTCCCAGACCGTCGTAGACCAGACCGAGGACCTCTACCACCTGAACCTCTCGCAGGACTCGGGCCTTGAGAGCCCTGAAGGGTCGTACGGGGCAGGGGAGATCACCGCCGCCATCGACTCCTTCCCCGATGAGTACAGGGTGCCCTTCTCGATGCACGTCGCCGGCTACAAGTACAACGAGATAGCCGAGCGCATGGGCCTACCCCTGGGCACCGTCAAGAGCCGCATATTCTTCGCCCGGAAGAAGCTGCAGGCTCAGTTCAAGGACTACAGGTAG